In Amphiura filiformis chromosome 1, Afil_fr2py, whole genome shotgun sequence, the following are encoded in one genomic region:
- the LOC140157094 gene encoding coadhesin-like, with translation MAYSRILLVLLQIVAVFGYPSGPPTDVCESQLPNHGGSPLNSNSPVTLTVTPTTYQSGSTHQVTVSGGPFKGFFVQARRQDSSSNQAIGQFGSPPADTKLLHCSPGSSNGWVHSNNELKSPSRTITWIAPSTNEGPIRFRTPIVQIYNTTSGENIYWAPDVTTSALLTYSQSTTPEWSEWGSWGSCSLTCGSGVQYRSRSCTDLDPSDAYNTCSGSTMDDQDCNTQVCPDPVWSSWSVYTVCTATCGTGTQYRTRECTDPYSDDEPECERGAAGEALGREPRDCNTQDCPVATWGQWTPFVGCTRTCGGGTQRRTRTCEDPDDTDNDVCIGVDSENPPCNTQPCPGFIAGEWGEWGDWSACSELCDAGLQTRRRLCSPQDSCFEGGAPVQTETCFIRACDGNELEWNEWSNWGSCSETCGLGQRQRVRTCEDPIERDDRCYGDSVETEACNDRCCDCGDVSLENLIWIIVGIVVFFGIVGAIAAAMCVCARAGFRPRNRQPKGLIALDLPPQRIARRPYY, from the exons ATGGCTTACAGCAGGATACTGTTGGTGTTACTTCAAATAGTTGCCGTGTTTGGATATCCTTCTGGTCCTCCTACCGATGTATGTGAGAGCCAGCTTCCTAACCATGGAGGTTCACCATTAAACTCTAATAGTCCTGTCACGTTAACTGTCACACCGACTACCTATCAATCTGGCTCTACCCATCAAG TTACTGTATCTGGAGGGCCGTTTAAAGGATTTTTTGTTCAAGCTCGCCGTCAGGACAGTTCATCTAATCAAGCTATAGGCCAGTTTGGGAGTCCTCCAGCAGATACTAAACTACTGCATTGCAGCCCTGGATCTAGT AATGGTTGGGTACACAGTAATAACGAATTAAAATCGCCAAGTAGAACGATTACATGGATAGCGCCCAGCACGAATGAAGGACCTATAAGATTCCG AACTCCAATTGTTCAAATATATAATACAACAAGTGGTGAAAATATTTACTGGGCTCCAGATGTCACTACATCAGCTCTGCTCACGTATTCACAAAGTACTA CACCTGAATGGAGTGAGTGGGGTTCATGGGGGTCATGCTCCTTGACATGCGGTTCAGGGGTACAGTATAGATCGCGTTCTTGTACTGATCTTGATCCATCAGACGCATATAATACGTGTAGTGGTTCCACTATGGACGACCAAGATTGCAACACTCAGGTTTGTCCAG ATCCTGTATGGAGTTCTTGGAGTGTCTACACAGTATGCACTGCAACTTGTGGTACAGGCACACAATACAGAACACGTGAGTGTACTGATCCCTATTCTGATGATGAACCTGAATGTGAACGCGGTGCAGCTGGAGAGGCTCTAGGGAGGGAGCCTCGAGATTGTAACACGCAAGACTGCCCAG tTGCCACATGGGGACAATGGACTCCTTTTGTTGGATGTACTCGTACATGTGGAGGTGGTACGCAAAGAAGAACACGCACCTGTGAAGATCCAGATGACACTGATAATGACGTGTGCATTGGTGTCGATTCAGAAAATCCCCCATGTAATACACAACCATGTCCAGGGTTTATTG CTGGGGAGTGGGGTGAATGGGGGGACTGGTCAGCCTGTTCAGAGTTATGTGATGCAGGGCTACAGACACGAAGACGATTATGCTCTCCACAAGACAGTTGTTTTGAAGGAGGTGCACCCGTGCAGACGGAGACCTGTTTCATAAGGGCATGTGATGGAAACGAATTAG AATGGAACGAGTGGTCCAACTGGGGTAGTTGTAGTGAAACGTGTGGTCTTGGTCAACGACAACGAGTGCGTACATGTGAAGATCCCATTGAGCGTGATGATAGATGTTATGGAGACAGTGTGGAGACAGAAGCATGTAATGACCGATGCTGTGACTGTG GTGACGTTAGCTTAGAAAACTTAATTTGGATAATCGTTGGAATCGTTGTATTCTTTGGTATTGTTGGGGCTATTGCTGCAGCAATGTGCGTCTGTGCACGAGCTGGATTCCGACCAAGAAATAGACAGCCGAAAGGTTTAATAGCGTTGGACTTACCACCTCAAAGAATAGCAAGAAGACCATATTACTAA
- the LOC140164284 gene encoding uncharacterized protein yields the protein MGTTQENCLCCKYPSPIKVEKLMPLLKLYTDKKAAKILGEGFTFGFKLGFQGDRCARDSPNLKSVLADPIMAKTKLMKEVNLKRLAGPFYQRPIANLIVSPIGLIPKSEPGKVRLIQHLSFPEGNSINDGIDPEMCTVKYASFDTAVQIVVSAGKGALMAKADIESAFRLLPVHPDDFQLLGMKVGDEFFVDKALPMGASCSPALFEKFSTFLEWVVKRKQQQRE from the coding sequence ATGGGTACTACTCAAGAAAATTGCCTATGCTGCAAATATCCATCACCAATTAAAGTAGAAAAGCTGATGCCATTATTGAAACTATACACTGACAAAAAAGCAGCAAAGATATTAGGGGAAGGTTTTACTTTTGGTTTCAAATTAGGTTTTCAGGGAGACAGGTGTGCTAGGGACTCTCCAAATTTAAAATCGGTATTAGCTGATCCAATCATGgctaaaacaaaattaatgaagGAAGTCAATTTAAAACGTCTTGCGGGTCCATTTTATCAAAGACCCATTGCAAATCTTATAGTATCTCCAATAGGCCTAATCCCAAAATCGGAACCTGGGAAAGTAAGATTAATCCAACATCTTTCATTTCCAGAAGGTAATTCAATTAATGATGGTATTGATCCTGAAATGTGTACAGTTAAATATGCAAGCTTTGACACCGCTGTACAAATTGTAGTCAGTGCTGGGAAGGGCGCCCTCATGGCTAAAGCTGACATAGAGTCAGCCTTCCGGTTATTACCCGTTCATCCAGACGATTTTCAACTGTTAGGTATGAAGGTAGGAGATGAATTTTTTGTTGATAAGGCGTTACCCATGGGAGCCTCATGCTCACCAGCtttgtttgaaaaattttctacatttttagaatggGTGGTAAAAAGGAAGCAGCAACAGAGAGAGTAA